The Dermacentor albipictus isolate Rhodes 1998 colony chromosome 2, USDA_Dalb.pri_finalv2, whole genome shotgun sequence genome has a segment encoding these proteins:
- the LOC139056054 gene encoding uncharacterized protein — protein sequence MEVQVNGEDISPEEFLQGNGWCTIRYKTQFNHEAAQSNTQNGTHSRTGEGANGDRQRLRQRQRNVKQQVIRNSKMPLLPRSDFKVVIRPRGGLDVAATGTVLLASAIYRAANVPGQEAGEDTVCTNNRQNIIVVSTPHATHAAKYRQLEAITIGDRRHVVSAYETAPDYTVKGIIRGIPLEEDAKSIHTNIVHARNPDALAAKWLSNTKTVIVAFQGPRVPSYVRYGGALLRCTLYRKQVDMCHCCGRLGHRMDVCPNPQDKVCRGCDALNPGPDHQCSPRCKLCGGTHMTADRNCRARYKTPYVVTKRQWERHRATEEAEAAAKATSPAGKPRSRSRTRSRGRSRSRSRTPNPRQQQQQRRSRSRTPRRTSTRDTETTEKVSWADAVTGKRAPTTKAGDKAPAKTETEVTKLTQAIQALQKQVEHMQTQIREKDDLIQQLQHAVKSGTDTEAMHETQEQPIEDDEVVYPDTKRRPAPSQTTQATQGTEEEAIEDDEVEFPDTKRRPTPTLTEATRPKRTRAAIRDARIDALEARFSNLEETIIASITRTIQRSLESVHLRLSRLEAANSTIVPSHREAAQHM from the coding sequence atggaagttcaagtgaacggggAGGACATCTCCCCTGAAGAGTTTCTCCAAGGCAACGGTTGGTGCACCATTCGATACAAGACGCAATTCAACCACGAGGCCGCGCAAAGCAATACCCAGAACGGAacccactcccgcaccggcgagggagcgaacggcgaccgacagcgtttgcgtcaaagacagcgtaacgtcaagcagcaagtcatcaggaacagtaaaatgccactactcccacgaagtgatttcaaggtcgtgatacgaccaagaggaggcctcgacgttgccgccaccggaaccgtgctcctcgcgtcggccatttaccgggcggccaacgtaccggggcaagaagcaggggaggacacggtgtgcaccaacaaccgccaaaacatcatagtcgtgagtacacctcacgctactcacgccgctaagtacagacaactagaagccatcaccatcggtgatcgccgccacgtggtcagtgcctatgagacggcccccgactacacggtgaagggaatcatcaggggaatcccgttggaggaggacgccaagtccattcacaccaacatcgtTCACGCCCGCAACCCCGACGCCCTGGCAGCCAAATGGCTCAGTAATAccaagacggtcatagtggcctttcaaggaccgcgagtgccctcctacgtcaggtacggcggcgccctacttcgctgcaccctgtatcgcaagcaagtcgacatgtgtcactgctgcgggagactcggtcaccgcatggacgtgtgccccaatcctcaggacaaagtgtgccgtggttgtgacgccctcaacccaggccccgaccaccagtgctccccacgttgcaagctgtgcgggggaacacacatgacagcggatcgcaactgccgcgcaaggtacaagaccccctacgtcgtgacaaagaggcaatgggaacgacacagggccaccgaggaagcggaggcggccgccaaagccaccagccccgccggcaagccacgctcgagatccaggacccgcagccgaggccgctcccggtcccggagccgcaccccaaacccacggcagcagcagcagcaacgccggtctcgcagccgcacccccagaaggacctcaacaagagacaccgaaaccaccgagaaggtgagctgggcagatgcggtcacgggaaaacgagcaccaaccacgaaggctggcgacaaagcacccgctaaaacagagacggaggtaactaaattaacacaggcgatacaagcgctgcagaagcaagtagaacacatgcagacacagattcgcgaaaaagacgacctcatacaacaactccagcatgccgtgaagagcggtaccgatacagaggccatgcatgagactcaagaacaaccaatagaggacgacgaagtcgtataccccgacactaaacgcaggcccgctccctcacagaccactcaggccacgcagggaacagaagaggaagccatagaggacgacgaggtcgagttccccgataccaaacgaagacccactcccacccttacagaggcaacacgacccaaacgcacgcgcgcagcgatacgcgacgcgcgaatagatgcactcgaggctcgcttcagcaatctcgaggaaactatcatcgcgtccatcacgcgtaccatccagcggagcctagagagtgttcacctcagactgtcgagattagaagccgcaaacagcacgatcgtaccgtcgcatagggaggcggcgcaacacatgtaa